The nucleotide window CGGCATGTCGCTGGTGGAGAATCGCTTTATCCAGGAACAGGGCGGGGGCATCTGTTTCGCCTCGACCATCATCCACCAGGCGGCGTCGCGAACCGATGTGGCGATCGTGGAACAGAACCACCACTCCCGTCCCGTCGCTTACGTCCCGCCCGGCGGAGACGCCACCGTCTACTATGGAGAACTGGACTACCGTTTTCGCAATGGCAGCTCCATGATGGCCTTTGAAAAGCTGCAGCGGCCCAACGGGCTCGGCGTCCGCCTGTGGAGGGCTATGTATTGACACAACAAAAAAGCCTCTCCTTGCAGCAGACGTACATAGACAAGCTCAAGGCATACTCCATGAATTTGGGATAATATGGTTTTGGGACTTGCCGCCTATCAGGAAATCATTTACATTTTTATTAGAATAACCGATAAGGAGTGTTGGGAAATGGCCGTCCTATTGATGCTAAGCGGCGCAATCCTGATGGTGGCTGGCTTTTATGGCTTGCGTAAGAGTCAAGAGCAACCGGGTCAAGCCAGTCTCCCGTCTCTGACAGATCAGGAACGCCGGGAGCGGTTGCGGCCCTGCCTTACCAGTGATGGGCGACAACCTTGAACGAGACAAACCGCCCTCAGCAGATCGATTCAGCGATCCGCCAAGGGCGGCTTTGATTTTCCTACTCTTTTTACGGGCTAATGCTGCTGCAACCTTATTCTACCTCAATGGTACGCTGTGGGAATCACAAACTGTTGATTCTGCTGCAGATCCGCTATCGGTTCCATCACATGGCCCGAGGCCTCGGTTGCGGGGCGAAGTTTCGGAATCGACGGGTAAATGGTGAGGAACCCGGCGCCAGTGCGCGGATCGATGCCGAGCGCGTCGATATCAGCGGTGGTGCACTTGAGCATCTCCCATGCCGCCTGTTCGGTCATGCGCTTGCCCAACCGCCCCTTCCCCCGCTGGAGCAAGATGGCGGCAAAACCGCTCGCATGAGGAGAAGCCATCGAGGTTCCACTCAGAACCATGTACCGGCCGCCGGGAGCGCAGGAAAGAATGTCGACACCGGGCGCGCTGACATCAACCTGATCGTTTTCGTTGGAAAAGAAGGCGTCGGTGATGGATCCGTCATCTTCGATTTTGACGGCGCCAACGCCGACCACCTCGGGGTAATAACCGGGGTAAATCTTCGCCCCTGGACCCATCTCGTCCCGTTCGTTGCCAACGGCGCAGATGACCAGCACCTGCTTGTTGACGGCATAGCGGACAGCTTCATGCAAAATGTCGGGGTTCGGAAGATCCTCTTTTTGAAAACCCATGCTCAGATTGACGATCTCGCAACCGTCGTCAGCAGCGTCGCGCAGCGCCTGAGCGCAGGCCTCCACGGCGCCTCCGCCGTGCTGGTTCAACACCCGGTAATCGCGAAGCTTCGCTCCTGGGGCGACGCCCTTTAACTGTTTATTGGCGGCGATGGTGCCAGCCACATGGGTTCCATGATAATGAAACTTATCCGGGCTCAAGCCATCGCGCACATAGTCGCGGCTGCCGATCACCTTGCCGGCCAGTTCGGGATGGCTCTGATCGATCCCCGTGTCAATGACGCCGACGACCACATCGCGGCCATCGAGGCCGGCCTCCCAGAGCGATGGCGCCCCCATCAAGGCCATACCCAGGCCAAGGCGCTTTTTCGGATCCAACGCTGCCAGTGTGTTGACAACTTCGACCGGCAACAGGGCCGTCTTCATTTTCGACTCCATGGCTCATCCTCCCTTCTTACCTATAAGGGTGGCTAACAAGGGAGGATATCATTCTCAACACTACAGTCATGACCCTATTCGGATGAAATCGAACCCGCAACAAATGCCTGGGTTGAATTGAAAAAAAGTGTCATTTCCATTATCGTGATAAGGAGAAAGCGACAAAGGAGATGGATCTATGTCGACTATCCAGGCAGGTGTCCTCGACATCCTCGGCGTCCCGGGCATGGAACACACCTATGCCATTATTGATGACAACATCAATTTTCACGACTACTGGACCGTCAGCACCAAAGCGAAGGATTTTCCCAAGCCGCTTTATACGCCAGAACAGGTGGAACTGGGCGCTTCCCTGCCCTGTAACCTCTACATCGCCCGGGGGCTGGCCGAGTTCGGCGTCCCCTCTCGCCTCGACCGCACTGATTACAACCACGGTCCCCTGAGCGGCGGCTACATGGATCTGGGTGACTGCGCCGGGATCATTTACGCCTATATGGGCGTATGCCACCAGATGTGCAACGTGATCCTCTGCTCCGCCGGTGACGGCGACATCGCTCACTCCCCGGTCAACTGGCCCAACAAGCTCAACGACAGCCGGTGGGTCTTCGGCTTCCGGGGAACGGTTCACCCCTATGATTACCAGTCCGGCGCCCAGACCTTTGAAAGGTATCTATCCAGCATGTATCAAGATTTGCTGGCCTTTTCCCAGATGGACAACCCGCCCACGAGCGACCAGATGCCGGGGCATTTTGACGAGCTCTATGCGGCGCTGCACAAAGACATCCGGTCACACCTGGGCGAGCAACCGGTGGCGCAGAACCGCGCCTCCCACCTGCGCCAACTCTTGTCGGCCTGTATGGGGCTGGAAAAAGACATCGAGTCATTCTTCCAGCACATCCTGGAAGGTGATCACGCCTTTACAACGACCAAGCACGAGTTGGACAACCTGCTGTTGCGCGGACAAGTGGCCCCGCAGGAGTACGCCGAAAAGGTCAACATGGCCCACACAGGGCTGCTCGCCCACCTGGCCGATGTCTTCAGTGAAGAAGAGTTTCAACAGGTCTTTGATCGCGCGCCTTCGGATCCCACCAGCCCCCTGATCATGGCTGAATTGATGCCCGAGTCCTATGAAGGCGTAAAGAAAACGCTGGGCCTGTAAGGGGTGGTGGGCGATCGTCTCCTCCGTATTCAATGCCTCCGCATTATGTAGAGGGGTAAGTCGCACCGTCGTCAAGCCCAGCATTCAAATTCGAAAACCGTTGGCGAAGGTTGCAGGCGCCAACGGTTTTCATTTGCAAAAAAGGGGGAGCGCACAACTACCGCTGTTGTCAACATCGGTAGTTGTGCGCTCCCCTATCTCGCTATGTAATGATGAATTATGCGCCTGACGCATGGAACCGATCTAGCGGATCAATCCCAACAACCGCCAATAGGGAACACTGATCAGCACAGAGAGGTAAATCATGACGGCATAGGCGATGGCCACCCATTGACCCTGGCGGTGGCTGAAGGCCTTTTCCTCGGTACAGTAATAGGTCATCAGATAGGTCGGCGACTGATAGGGAAAAAAGAAGGGATCCGTCGTCAACAAGATGACAAAAACCAGGATCCAGGGGTGGATCCCCGCCTGGGACGCCAGCGGGGTGATGGCCAGGATCAACAAAATAACCGCCGGATCGTCGCGGACGACAAGGGTGATCAGAAAGACGACGGTGATGATGACCGCCAAAAAGAGGTAGGGCGACACCATAAAGGGTTGCAGAAAATCGGCGAACAGATCGGCGATCCACTTGACCACACCCAACTGGGAGGCCACCTCGGCAAAGCCGAAGGCGACACCGATGAAGAGCAGGAACAGCCAATCGATGCCGCTCTTCATCGTCGCTTCATCGAGAACCCGCAAGATCACCAAGAGCGCAAAGCCGAGACTCATCACCCAGGCGTTA belongs to Heliomicrobium gestii and includes:
- a CDS encoding S8 family peptidase — encoded protein: MESKMKTALLPVEVVNTLAALDPKKRLGLGMALMGAPSLWEAGLDGRDVVVGVIDTGIDQSHPELAGKVIGSRDYVRDGLSPDKFHYHGTHVAGTIAANKQLKGVAPGAKLRDYRVLNQHGGGAVEACAQALRDAADDGCEIVNLSMGFQKEDLPNPDILHEAVRYAVNKQVLVICAVGNERDEMGPGAKIYPGYYPEVVGVGAVKIEDDGSITDAFFSNENDQVDVSAPGVDILSCAPGGRYMVLSGTSMASPHASGFAAILLQRGKGRLGKRMTEQAAWEMLKCTTADIDALGIDPRTGAGFLTIYPSIPKLRPATEASGHVMEPIADLQQNQQFVIPTAYH